Proteins from one Rhineura floridana isolate rRhiFlo1 chromosome 16, rRhiFlo1.hap2, whole genome shotgun sequence genomic window:
- the LOC133371351 gene encoding sestrin-3-like isoform X2, translating to MILCPPSTEHPRGKQCQRLQVAKMSSGDKERTPQLLFVKALASRGRLEAIAQQMGYHPQYLDSFLRMQHHLLHMDGPLPFDCRHYIAIMAAARHRCRYLVNLHVLQFLRVDGDPLWLRGLDYIPSKLRKLSEINKILAHRPWLIGKEHIEKLLKISGQSWSLAELVHAVVLLAHYHALASFAFGCGCEQDVCPEGRGLLKLTLPGSLCFCDISNGCCQELLHLNRKRSLDSCVELESLRERIHRLQVENEAREEMRPPDRDEGFDGEISGTADLSCYIQDPSFGYLDFVQRDEDQPQIFRVQDYSWEDHGFSLVNRLYSDIGHLLDEKFRKVDGLQSCAMAKRQGCEHATFKRGIWNYIHSMFGIRYDDYDYAEVNHLLERILKLYIKTVTCSPEKMNPEMFERFWKQFKHSEKVHVNLLILEARLQAELLYALRAITHYMVS from the exons ATGATCCTCTGCCCCCCGAGCACGGAGCATCCCCGCGGAAAACAGTGCCAGAGGCTGCAG gtggcAAAGATGAGCTCCGGTGACAAAGAACGAACTCCACAGTTGCTTTTTGTGAAAGCCTTGGCCAGCAGGGGGCGCCTTGAAGCCATCGCCCAGCAGATGGGCTATCACCCGCAGTACCTGGACAGCTTCCTCCGGATGCAACATCACCTGCTGCATATGGACGGGCCGCTACCCTTTGACTGCCGCCACTACATTGCCATCATG GCAGCAGCTCGGCACCGGTGTCGCTACTTGGTGAATCTACACGTGCTGCAGTTCTTGAGGGTGGATGGTGAccccctgtggctgagaggcctggATTACATCCCCTCAAAGCTCCGCAAACTCAGTGAGATTAATAAGATCCTGGCACACCGCCCGTGGCTCATTGGCAAGGAGCACATTGAG AAGCTGCTGAAGATCAGTGGGCAGAGTTGGTCCCTGGCAGAGCTGGTCCATGCTGTTGTGCTTCTGGCCCACTACCACGCGCTAGCCAGCTTTGCTTTTGGCTGTGGCTGCGAACAGGACGTCTGCCCGGAGGGGCGAGGCTTGCTGAAGCTGACCCTCCCAGGGAGCCTGTGCTTCTGTGACATCAGCAACGGCTGCTGCCAGGAGCTGCTTCATCTCAACCGCAAGCGG TCCTTGGATTCCTGCGTGGAGCTGGAGTCCCTACGAGAGCGCATTCACAGGCTGCAGGTGGAGAACGAAGCACGGGAGGAGATGAGGCCCCCTGACAGGGATGAAG GTTTTGATGGTGAAATCTCTGGCACAGCAGACCTTTCCTGCTACATTCAGGACCCAAGCTTCGGATACCTTGACTTCGTTCAGCGTGATGAGGACCAACCACAGATATTCCGTGTGCAG GATTACTCTTGGGAGGACCATGGCTTCTCACTGGTGAACAGACTGTACTCTGATATTGGGCATCTGCTAGATGAGAAATTCCGGAAGGTTGACGGACTCCAGAGCTGTGCGATGGCTAAGCGGCAGGGCTGCGAACACGCCACGTTCAAGCGTGGCATTTGGAACTACATCCACTCCATGTTCGGCATCAG GTATGACGATTACGACTACGCAGAAgtgaaccaccttctggagcggATACTCAAGCTCTACATAAAAACTGTGACCTGTTCCCCAGAGAAGATGAATCCGGAGATGTTTGAGCGCTTCTGGAAGCAGTTCAAGCACAGTGAAAAG GTCCACGTGAACCTTCTCATCCTAGAAGCCCGGCTGCAGGCGGAGTTGCTGTACGCCCTCCGGGCCATCACTCACTACATGGTCTCCTAG
- the LOC133371351 gene encoding sestrin-3-like isoform X1, with protein sequence MILCPPSTEHPRGKQCQRLQVAKMSSGDKERTPQLLFVKALASRGRLEAIAQQMGYHPQYLDSFLRMQHHLLHMDGPLPFDCRHYIAIMAAARHRCRYLVNLHVLQFLRVDGDPLWLRGLDYIPSKLRKLSEINKILAHRPWLIGKEHIEKLLKISGQSWSLAELVHAVVLLAHYHALASFAFGCGCEQDVCPEGRGLLKLTLPGSLCFCDISNGCCQELLHLNRKRSLDSCVELESLRERIHRLQVENEAREEMRPPDRDEGFDGEISGTADLSCYIQDPSFGYLDFVQRDEDQPQIFRVQDYSWEDHGFSLVNRLYSDIGHLLDEKFRKVDGLQSCAMAKRQGCEHATFKRGIWNYIHSMFGIRYDDYDYAEVNHLLERILKLYIKTVTCSPEKMNPEMFERFWKQFKHSEKHSESCSLPACSHFSYSPGGLLPWGFFQIRTSGQPGRLQKLLLERKTCTASPATVQ encoded by the exons ATGATCCTCTGCCCCCCGAGCACGGAGCATCCCCGCGGAAAACAGTGCCAGAGGCTGCAG gtggcAAAGATGAGCTCCGGTGACAAAGAACGAACTCCACAGTTGCTTTTTGTGAAAGCCTTGGCCAGCAGGGGGCGCCTTGAAGCCATCGCCCAGCAGATGGGCTATCACCCGCAGTACCTGGACAGCTTCCTCCGGATGCAACATCACCTGCTGCATATGGACGGGCCGCTACCCTTTGACTGCCGCCACTACATTGCCATCATG GCAGCAGCTCGGCACCGGTGTCGCTACTTGGTGAATCTACACGTGCTGCAGTTCTTGAGGGTGGATGGTGAccccctgtggctgagaggcctggATTACATCCCCTCAAAGCTCCGCAAACTCAGTGAGATTAATAAGATCCTGGCACACCGCCCGTGGCTCATTGGCAAGGAGCACATTGAG AAGCTGCTGAAGATCAGTGGGCAGAGTTGGTCCCTGGCAGAGCTGGTCCATGCTGTTGTGCTTCTGGCCCACTACCACGCGCTAGCCAGCTTTGCTTTTGGCTGTGGCTGCGAACAGGACGTCTGCCCGGAGGGGCGAGGCTTGCTGAAGCTGACCCTCCCAGGGAGCCTGTGCTTCTGTGACATCAGCAACGGCTGCTGCCAGGAGCTGCTTCATCTCAACCGCAAGCGG TCCTTGGATTCCTGCGTGGAGCTGGAGTCCCTACGAGAGCGCATTCACAGGCTGCAGGTGGAGAACGAAGCACGGGAGGAGATGAGGCCCCCTGACAGGGATGAAG GTTTTGATGGTGAAATCTCTGGCACAGCAGACCTTTCCTGCTACATTCAGGACCCAAGCTTCGGATACCTTGACTTCGTTCAGCGTGATGAGGACCAACCACAGATATTCCGTGTGCAG GATTACTCTTGGGAGGACCATGGCTTCTCACTGGTGAACAGACTGTACTCTGATATTGGGCATCTGCTAGATGAGAAATTCCGGAAGGTTGACGGACTCCAGAGCTGTGCGATGGCTAAGCGGCAGGGCTGCGAACACGCCACGTTCAAGCGTGGCATTTGGAACTACATCCACTCCATGTTCGGCATCAG GTATGACGATTACGACTACGCAGAAgtgaaccaccttctggagcggATACTCAAGCTCTACATAAAAACTGTGACCTGTTCCCCAGAGAAGATGAATCCGGAGATGTTTGAGCGCTTCTGGAAGCAGTTCAAGCACAGTGAAAAG CATTCTGAATCCTGCAGCCTCCCTGCATGCTCCCACTTCAGTTATAGCCCAGGAGGACTGCTTCCATGGggcttttttcagatcaggacaagcgggcagccagggaggctgcagaaacTATTGCTGGAAAGGAAAACGTGCACAGCATCCCCAGCCACCGTGCAGTGA
- the C16HXorf65 gene encoding uncharacterized protein CXorf65 homolog — MFICIKYGDNRQFLANINCSVLLLMHYLRDKVGLQRTDPIDLCEENGTLKLLFLVKFPEDNASKFLTPRGTYYICKVERGAPGTKHENSYRAFHPIIKYPPLDLLDSLRNQCDFLEKSRLKILKSQDGKKPPTMESLLSCMANQVVGKTMGKAGANVSGGLDDEGQPRKTTTAAKARLEASRKDKHR, encoded by the exons ACAATCGACAATTCCTGGCCAACATCAACTGCTCGGTCTTACTCCTAATGCATTACCTGCGAGACAAGGTGGGACTGCAGAGGACAG ACCCCATTGACTTGTGTGAAGAGAATGGGACCCTGAAGCTACTTTTCCTGGTCAAGTTCCCAGAAGACAACGCCAGCAAGTTCCTCACTCCCCGGGGAACCTACTACATATGTAAGGTGGAAAGAGGCGCCCCAG GGACCAAACACGAGAACAGCTACCGAGCCTTCCACCCTATAATCAAGTACCCTCCACTGGATTTGTTGG ATTCCCTGCGCAATCAGTGTGACTTCCTTGAGAAAAGCCGCCTCAAGATACTCAAGAGCCAAGATGGCAAGAAACCCCCGACCATGGAGTCACTCTTGTCTTGCATGGCAAATCAGGTGgtg GGGAAAACCATGGGGAAGGCTGGAGCCAATGTCTCTGGGGGCCTAGATGATGAGGGCCAGCCTCGTAAGACAACTACAGCTGCTAAGGCTAGACTGGAGGCCAGCAGGAAGGACAAGCATCGCTGA